The sequence AAAACGGCGAGGCCACCTGCTTTGGCGAGTGGGTGTGTGAACACCGCTGGCCAGCTATTTCAGGCATGGTGGGTTTTCGCAATGCTACCCAGGCAGACCCCACCGTTACCGACTGGTGGAGTAACCAGGCCAACCAAATTGCCTTTGGCCGGGGCAGTCTAGGCTTTGTCGCCATTAACCGCGAGGCTGCGCCCTTGACTCACCGGTTTCAAACTCAGCTGCCCCAGGGGCGCTATTGCAACGTGGTGCAGGGTGGCCTCACCGCCGATGGCACTGCCTGCACCAACGAGGCCCAGGTGGTGTTGGTCAACCGGGCGGGCCAATTTACTGCTACCCTGCCCGAGATGACCGCCCTGGCCATCCATATCGAGGCTAAGCTAGCTCCCTAATCACCGCTTAACCCATGCCGTGGACATCCTATCGACCTTAGCGGGGAGGGGACTCGCTGTCTGGGGCGGGTTTTTGGGTGCGGTAAAAGGCTTTGATGGCAAAGCGCACCAGCAAGATAAAGAACGCCAGCACCAGCACAAACATCACCACCGGGGCCAGCAGCGCCAAGACTGAGATCACCACTGCCCCTACCAGTTCTATACCGGCAATTACCAGGTTGGTGGCTCCGCCCGTGGTAGCTGTAGAGACTAGCCGAGTCAGCCCGTTTAACCCCTTGACCGTAGCGGCCACACCGCCTCCGGCTACGATCGCCACAGTCCATTGAGCAAAGGGGTCAAGCTGGTTGGCCGCGATCGCCATCAGCAGCGTACCGGCCACCGCCGCTACGGGCAGCGCCACCGTATCGATCACATTGTCGAGCCAGGGCACGCTGTAGGCCAAAATCTCGATCACCAGAGCAATAGAAAGACTGACAAAGGCAGGGGTGCCCCCCAGCCAGGCCAGGCTATCTACCAGTTCGACATGGGCGAACAGGGCAGCGGCGCTCAGCACCCAAAAGGGCACCACCACCCGAAATCCGGCGGCCACTCCCAGCCCTAGGCCCAAGCCAATGCTCTCTAGCAGTTGTAGATCCATAGCGCGTAGATCCATAGCGATTTGATCCCAGGTGATTCTCAAACAGCCGCTCATCTGAGTCAGCCATTGGCCTAAGAATAGCCCCAGCTCTGCCCTGCAACAACCCCGACCGCCAGGGCCGACCCGCTTACCAGGGCAGGCGAGTGCCATCCCAACTAAAAAACTCACCGCTGTCGGCGGGGGTGAGGCCATCCATCACCGCCATTAGCTGGGTGACGGTGCGCTCTACCGAAAAGAGTTTTTCCGGCGGCACTCCCCGCTGAAAGGGCTCCGACAGCTGGGTGTCGGTGGTGCCGGGGTGCAGCAGCGCCAGAATGGTATTGGGGCTGCGGCGGGCGTACTCTAACGAAGCGGTTTTGATCAGCATGTTCAGCGCCGCCTTAGAGGCCCGGTAACCGTACCAGCCCCCCAGGCGGTTGTCGCCAATGCTGCCCACCTTGGCCGACAGAGCGGCAAACAGGCTGGGCTGGTCGTGCTTGAACAGCGGCATGAGATGCTTGGCCAGCAGCACCGCCCCAAAGGCATTGGTCTGAAGCGATCGCATCAAATTCTCCCCCGTGATCTGCCGCAGGCTTTTCTCGGGCTGCAAGTCGCCGTCGTGGAGCAGGCCGACGCAGTACACCGCCCGGTGCAGATGGGGAGACTGGGCCTGGAGTTGGGCGATCGCCTCGGCGATCGACGCTTCGTCGGTCACATCCATGGGTAGGCAGGTGAGCTGCGGGTATTGAGCGGTCAGGCTCAGCAACCCCTGGGCCGACTCGGGGCGGCGATAGGTGCCGTAGACGGTCCCAAAACGGTCATCCTGGAGCAACTGCTGCACAACCCCGAGGCCAATGCCCCGGCTGGCCCCCACCACCAGGGCGGTTTGCGGAGGGGTGGTTTGAGAAAACAAAGAACGTTCAACGGCCATAGTTCCAGGGGTAGCTACCCTGAATCATAGCCATTTCTGTTGTCTCAGGCAGGGCGCTTAGATCGCCCGCAGCCCGCTGATGCCCGACTGTAAAAACAGCAGCCCAAACACCAGGGAGACGCCGATGACAATGGGGCGGTTGTAGGCGGTTAGCGCTGCCGCCGCGCTGGCCAGCCAGAGTTTAGACTGCCGGGGCAGCACCAGGCGCAGCAGCAAGGGGACCAGCAGCAAAGCCTGGGCCAGCAAAATGAACATCAAATAGGCGATCGCTCCGGCCTGCAACCCCAGCTGAGCGGCGGCAATCGTGGCTAAGGCGCTCAGAGTAAACACCCACAGCTTGACGGCGACGAGGGGCAGCGCTAGCCCAAGGCCCAGCGCCTGTAGGGCGGTGATGCTGTCCATGGCGGCCAGCCACTGGGGCGGTGGATCGTCGGGGTCGGGCTGTTTGCGCCATTTTTTGTAGGCGGTAATGAGCAAAATAATGCCGAGCACCAGCAGCAGGGTGGCCACCACTGGCCCCTTCTGACCGCCCCCGGTGGCGGCTACCGATTCCCCCAAAAACAGCCCGAAGGCCGCTCCCTGAAGCAGGCGAGTTAGGGTCATGCCGACGACGTAGGCTGAGCCTTTGAGCAGCCCCCGATTGGGGCTTTGCAACAACAGTAGGCCAATGATGATTTGTACCGGTACCAGGGCACTACCGACGATGTAGGGCAGCAGTGAGACAACAACACTTCCCATAGACAAAGGCACTGTGCTGGGAGAATTGGGACGTTTAACAGTCAGCTGCGGTGAATCACCGGATGCCGCTCCGGCACGGTTGCAGGCTGCGTCTAGCGGCCTGATTGTTCCAAGGGTTGAGCTATACAATCCTAGGGGAGGGGGCTTGAAGGTACAAGATCTGTGTAGAGAATGTAGCAACCGGACTGTACGGTGTACCCCTCAGCTAGGGGTCGGGTGCCTATTCGGAGACACGACCCCAGTCTTTGAGTCTTAAGCCCAGACACCCGACCCCTTAAGCCCCCCTCAGCGCCGCCAGCACCGCGTCGTGGATTGCGCCGTTGCTGACCACTACCCCTTTGTTATTGGGGAAACGGGCGGCGCTGGCAAAATCGAGCGGTTTGCCGTGCATGTCGGTGACGCGGCCCCCGGCCTCTTCCACCACGATCACCCCGGCGGCGTGATCCCAGATTTTCTCGCGGTAGTCGG is a genomic window of Nodosilinea sp. E11 containing:
- a CDS encoding DUF4126 domain-containing protein, which codes for MDLRAMDLQLLESIGLGLGLGVAAGFRVVVPFWVLSAAALFAHVELVDSLAWLGGTPAFVSLSIALVIEILAYSVPWLDNVIDTVALPVAAVAGTLLMAIAANQLDPFAQWTVAIVAGGGVAATVKGLNGLTRLVSTATTGGATNLVIAGIELVGAVVISVLALLAPVVMFVLVLAFFILLVRFAIKAFYRTQKPAPDSESPPR
- a CDS encoding SDR family NAD(P)-dependent oxidoreductase, giving the protein MAVERSLFSQTTPPQTALVVGASRGIGLGVVQQLLQDDRFGTVYGTYRRPESAQGLLSLTAQYPQLTCLPMDVTDEASIAEAIAQLQAQSPHLHRAVYCVGLLHDGDLQPEKSLRQITGENLMRSLQTNAFGAVLLAKHLMPLFKHDQPSLFAALSAKVGSIGDNRLGGWYGYRASKAALNMLIKTASLEYARRSPNTILALLHPGTTDTQLSEPFQRGVPPEKLFSVERTVTQLMAVMDGLTPADSGEFFSWDGTRLPW
- a CDS encoding GAP family protein, whose translation is MGSVVVSLLPYIVGSALVPVQIIIGLLLLQSPNRGLLKGSAYVVGMTLTRLLQGAAFGLFLGESVAATGGGQKGPVVATLLLVLGIILLITAYKKWRKQPDPDDPPPQWLAAMDSITALQALGLGLALPLVAVKLWVFTLSALATIAAAQLGLQAGAIAYLMFILLAQALLLVPLLLRLVLPRQSKLWLASAAAALTAYNRPIVIGVSLVFGLLFLQSGISGLRAI